The Methanosphaera stadtmanae DSM 3091 genome includes a window with the following:
- a CDS encoding OBG GTPase family GTP-binding protein translates to MSAAEDRIKQIEEEIKNTQKNKATSHHIGKLKAQIAQLKEKIEKRNSSGTKGEGFLVKKSGDSTAVLLGFPSVGKSTILNYLTNANSKVGAYEFTTLDIVPGIMEYEDAKIQILDIPGIIKGASKGKGKGREILSATRNADLIIMVLDVFQPEHMDVILEEVRNIGVRPNEKKPKVKVSKKKMGGLSIVSTVELTHIDEKTIHSILSEYGIHSADVVLREDVTIDRFIDAMEPNRAYIPMTIVVNKIDIATEEHLNNLKKKLPNALFVSADDGIMMNELKERIFVDLDLIRLYLKPQGKKADMDEPLIIRKGSTIEDVARKLHRDFVKNFKYAKVWGESVKFPGQKVGLDHVLSDHDIVRIIIKK, encoded by the coding sequence ATGTCAGCAGCAGAGGATCGAATCAAACAGATTGAAGAGGAGATAAAAAATACTCAGAAAAATAAGGCAACATCACACCATATAGGTAAATTAAAAGCACAAATTGCTCAACTTAAGGAAAAAATTGAAAAACGTAATAGTTCTGGTACTAAGGGTGAAGGTTTTCTTGTAAAAAAAAGTGGTGATTCAACTGCAGTACTTCTTGGTTTTCCATCTGTTGGAAAATCAACAATCCTAAATTATTTAACAAATGCAAATTCCAAAGTTGGAGCATATGAATTCACAACATTAGATATAGTTCCAGGTATCATGGAATATGAAGATGCAAAAATTCAGATATTAGATATTCCAGGTATTATTAAAGGTGCATCAAAGGGAAAAGGAAAGGGTAGGGAAATTTTATCTGCTACTCGTAATGCAGACCTAATTATTATGGTATTGGATGTATTTCAACCAGAACATATGGATGTAATTCTAGAGGAAGTTCGTAATATTGGTGTTAGACCTAATGAAAAGAAACCTAAAGTAAAAGTATCTAAGAAAAAGATGGGTGGTTTAAGTATAGTATCTACTGTTGAATTAACACATATAGATGAAAAAACTATACATTCAATATTAAGTGAATATGGTATTCATAGTGCAGATGTTGTATTAAGAGAAGATGTTACAATAGATAGATTTATTGATGCTATGGAACCAAACAGAGCATATATTCCAATGACTATTGTTGTAAATAAAATTGATATTGCAACAGAAGAACATTTAAATAATCTTAAGAAAAAATTACCTAATGCATTATTTGTATCTGCTGATGATGGTATTATGATGAATGAATTAAAGGAAAGAATATTTGTAGATCTTGATTTAATCCGTTTATATCTTAAACCTCAAGGTAAAAAAGCAGATATGGACGAACCATTGATTATAAGAAAGGGTTCAACTATAGAGGATGTTGCTAGAAAATTACATAGGGACTTTGTGAAAAATTTCAAGTATGCAAAGGTATGGGGAGAATCTGTAAAATTTCCAGGTCAAAAAGTTGGACTTGATCATGTATTAAGTGATCATGATATTGTAAGGATTATTATTAAGAAATAA
- a CDS encoding 6-hydroxymethylpterin diphosphokinase MptE-like protein has translation MDNITNNNWNIWYKKICKDFNFSEDDDKYSADILNNLIKKYGKFNKSHLHVHNKCIVFGAGPSIKKHIQLIKNNFNLNNYTLIAADGATTALLEENIIPSIIVTDLDGNIDSILKSNKRGSILYVHAHGDNVNKIKKYVPKLKNIIPTTQTKPYDLLENHGGFTDGDRAVHIALYDLKIKDITLAGMDFGNIITNYSRPEIEVELKEADDIKKLKLVYAKKLIESLKLENENIKINNLIK, from the coding sequence ATGGATAATATAACAAATAACAACTGGAATATATGGTATAAAAAAATATGTAAGGATTTTAATTTTAGTGAAGATGATGATAAATATTCAGCAGACATACTAAATAACCTAATTAAAAAATATGGGAAATTTAATAAAAGCCATCTACATGTACATAATAAATGTATTGTATTTGGAGCAGGACCATCAATTAAAAAACATATACAATTAATTAAAAATAATTTCAATCTTAATAATTATACTTTAATTGCAGCTGATGGTGCAACAACAGCACTTCTTGAAGAGAATATCATACCCTCAATAATAGTAACAGACCTTGATGGAAATATAGACAGTATACTTAAATCAAATAAAAGAGGTTCCATACTCTATGTTCATGCACATGGAGATAATGTTAATAAAATAAAAAAATATGTTCCCAAACTAAAAAATATTATACCTACAACACAGACAAAACCATATGATTTACTTGAAAACCATGGTGGATTTACAGATGGGGATAGAGCTGTGCATATTGCACTGTATGATCTTAAAATCAAGGATATAACACTTGCTGGAATGGATTTTGGTAATATTATAACAAATTATTCACGACCTGAAATAGAAGTAGAACTAAAAGAGGCAGATGATATTAAGAAATTAAAACTTGTATATGCTAAAAAATTAATTGAATCTTTAAAATTAGAAAATGAAAATATAAAAATTAATAATTTAATTAAATAA
- a CDS encoding pyridoxal-phosphate-dependent aminotransferase family protein, with product MEDTLLMIPGPTTVPKRVLDAMAQPIVNHRGPVYGEILEETTAMMSEVFQTDNKSYLLTGSGTSAMEAAIANIVEKGDKVINVVSGKFGQRLQQLTEVFGGESIEIAVPWGQAADPEEIKRVLDENDDVKALTMIHNESSTAVVNPIQEVGKIMKDYDALFVVDTVSSLAGDNVKVDEYGLDICLTGSQKCIAAPPGMAAITINDDAWKVIDSVDSPTYYLDLKAMRKSGDKSPSQTPYTPNVSMTYAMREALSMVLEEGLDARIKRHHIGAEATREAAKTLGLDLFAREGDYSNTLTAINMPEGVTDNQLRGTMRNKYQIELAGGQDHLKGNIFRIGHMGTTGLHELAMTFACLEMTLKEFGFEFESGAGVAALEDIYLKNL from the coding sequence ATGGAAGATACTTTATTAATGATTCCAGGACCAACAACTGTTCCTAAAAGAGTATTAGATGCTATGGCACAACCTATTGTAAACCATAGAGGACCAGTATATGGTGAAATTTTAGAAGAAACAACAGCAATGATGTCTGAGGTATTTCAAACAGATAATAAATCATATTTATTAACTGGATCAGGAACTTCAGCAATGGAAGCTGCAATTGCAAACATAGTGGAAAAAGGCGACAAAGTAATAAATGTTGTAAGTGGTAAATTTGGACAAAGATTACAACAATTAACTGAAGTTTTCGGTGGAGAATCCATAGAAATTGCAGTTCCTTGGGGACAAGCAGCAGATCCTGAAGAAATAAAAAGAGTTTTAGATGAAAATGATGATGTTAAAGCTCTTACTATGATTCATAATGAAAGTTCAACAGCAGTAGTAAATCCAATTCAAGAAGTTGGAAAAATAATGAAAGATTATGATGCATTATTTGTTGTTGATACAGTATCTTCACTAGCAGGAGATAATGTTAAAGTAGATGAATATGGATTAGATATTTGTCTTACTGGATCACAAAAATGTATTGCAGCACCACCAGGTATGGCAGCAATTACTATAAATGATGATGCATGGAAAGTTATTGACAGTGTAGATTCTCCTACTTACTATTTAGACTTAAAAGCTATGAGAAAAAGCGGAGATAAATCACCTTCTCAAACACCATACACACCTAATGTATCCATGACCTATGCAATGCGTGAAGCATTATCCATGGTTTTAGAAGAAGGATTAGATGCACGTATAAAACGTCATCATATTGGTGCAGAAGCTACTCGTGAAGCAGCAAAAACTTTAGGATTAGATTTATTTGCACGTGAAGGAGATTATTCCAATACTTTAACAGCAATTAATATGCCTGAAGGAGTAACTGATAATCAACTTCGTGGAACAATGAGAAATAAATATCAAATTGAATTAGCTGGTGGACAAGATCACTTAAAAGGAAATATTTTCAGAATTGGTCACATGGGTACCACTGGATTACATGAATTAGCTATGACTTTTGCTTGCTTAGAAATGACTTTAAAAGAATTTGGTTTTGAATTTGAATCTGGAGCAGGAGTAGCAGCTTTAGAAGATATATATCTTAAAAATTTATAG
- a CDS encoding ammonium transporter — protein sequence MVAESLLNTGDTAWILMSTALVMIMTLPGLALFYGGMSKNKNVLNTMFLSLTGFAIASVIWIAYGYQFTFGSTIGGFIGAPTNFLLTGISLDMLHVDTTIPELLYVVFQATFAAITVALISGAVVGRMKAKAWMVFVALWLTLVYVPIAHWVWGGGWLFNLGALDFAGGAVVHLNSGIAALALITVLGPRKDRRLLPHHLGYAVIGAALLWFGWFGFNAGSALGANGLAANAFITTNTAAAMAMIAWILLDIWKTGKPTILGAITGAVAGLVAITPAAGFVDVPASLIIGFTTVFVSYFGISYLKPKLGYDDALDAFGVHGLSGTWGAILTGVFACPAINEAAGLLYGNPNQLVIQIISIVAVALYSFIVTYIIAQVLDKTMGIRVDEQTEIEGLDANEHEEVGYRI from the coding sequence GTGGTAGCAGAATCGTTACTAAACACAGGTGATACGGCCTGGATACTAATGTCAACGGCATTAGTTATGATTATGACCCTACCAGGGTTAGCATTATTTTATGGAGGTATGAGCAAAAATAAAAACGTTCTTAACACAATGTTCTTATCTCTAACCGGTTTTGCCATCGCATCAGTGATTTGGATAGCATATGGATACCAATTCACATTTGGATCAACAATCGGCGGATTTATAGGAGCACCAACAAATTTCTTATTAACAGGAATTTCACTTGATATGCTTCATGTAGACACAACAATACCTGAATTATTATATGTAGTGTTCCAAGCTACATTTGCAGCAATTACAGTTGCATTAATATCAGGAGCAGTAGTAGGAAGAATGAAAGCAAAAGCATGGATGGTTTTTGTAGCATTATGGTTAACATTAGTATATGTCCCAATAGCTCACTGGGTATGGGGTGGAGGATGGTTATTTAACCTTGGTGCATTAGACTTTGCAGGAGGAGCAGTAGTACACTTAAACTCAGGTATAGCAGCACTAGCATTAATAACCGTACTTGGACCTAGAAAAGACAGACGTTTATTACCTCACCATTTAGGATATGCAGTAATAGGTGCAGCATTATTATGGTTTGGATGGTTTGGATTCAATGCAGGATCAGCTCTTGGAGCAAATGGATTAGCAGCAAATGCATTTATAACAACCAACACTGCAGCAGCAATGGCAATGATTGCTTGGATATTATTAGATATCTGGAAAACAGGAAAACCAACAATACTTGGTGCAATAACAGGTGCAGTAGCAGGACTTGTAGCAATTACACCTGCAGCAGGATTTGTAGATGTACCAGCATCATTAATAATTGGATTTACAACAGTATTTGTATCATACTTCGGTATATCATACTTAAAACCAAAACTTGGATACGACGATGCATTAGATGCATTTGGAGTACATGGATTATCAGGAACATGGGGAGCAATACTTACAGGAGTATTTGCATGTCCTGCAATTAATGAAGCAGCAGGTTTATTATATGGTAATCCAAATCAATTAGTAATACAAATAATAAGTATAGTAGCAGTAGCATTATACTCATTTATAGTAACTTACATTATTGCTCAAGTACTCGATAAAACAATGGGTATAAGAGTAGATGAACAAACTGAAATAGAAGGTTTAGATGCAAACGAACATGAAGAAGTAGGTTACAGAATATAA
- a CDS encoding P-II family nitrogen regulator, protein MKQITAIFRNERLDAVKDALEKINCKGITVMDVKGRGEQLGIEENYRGNSYRIDLLPKIKIVTVVPDNNVENVITAITEAAKTGNVGDGKIFITNIDEVVRIRTNERGDKAL, encoded by the coding sequence ATGAAACAAATTACAGCCATATTTAGAAATGAAAGACTAGATGCAGTAAAAGATGCACTAGAAAAAATAAACTGTAAAGGAATTACAGTTATGGATGTAAAAGGTAGAGGAGAACAATTAGGAATTGAAGAAAACTATAGAGGAAATAGTTATAGAATTGATCTTCTTCCAAAAATAAAAATTGTAACAGTAGTACCTGATAATAATGTTGAAAATGTAATAACAGCAATTACAGAAGCAGCAAAAACAGGTAATGTTGGTGATGGAAAAATATTTATTACCAATATAGATGAAGTAGTAAGAATAAGAACAAATGAACGGGGAGACAAAGCTTTGTAA
- the npdG gene encoding NADPH-dependent F420 reductase encodes MKISIIGGTGSQGLNLGKRFAIAGEDVIIGSRKEEKALTKVEECLDLLKDYDNIKMEGMSNEDAAKAGDLLILTVPLSAQKPTLQSIKDFVGDKIVLDATVPLETAIGGSPARFIDLMEGSAAERTAKILKKTDAKVIAAFNNISNSLLENIPEPIDCDCLIAGNDNEAKKIAIELIEKIPGVECIDCGKLEKARMIEKITPLLIGLNIKYKSHYGGLRITGISRE; translated from the coding sequence ATGAAAATATCAATAATTGGTGGAACAGGATCACAAGGTTTAAATCTTGGTAAAAGATTTGCAATAGCTGGAGAAGATGTTATTATAGGTTCAAGAAAAGAAGAAAAGGCTTTAACAAAAGTAGAAGAATGCCTTGATTTATTAAAAGATTATGATAATATTAAAATGGAAGGAATGTCAAATGAAGATGCTGCAAAAGCTGGTGACTTATTAATTTTAACAGTTCCTCTTTCAGCACAAAAACCAACATTACAATCAATTAAAGATTTTGTTGGAGATAAAATAGTTCTTGATGCAACAGTTCCTCTTGAAACTGCAATTGGTGGATCACCTGCAAGATTCATAGATTTAATGGAAGGTTCAGCTGCAGAAAGAACTGCTAAAATACTTAAAAAAACTGATGCTAAAGTAATTGCTGCATTTAATAATATAAGTAATTCATTACTTGAAAACATACCAGAACCTATAGATTGTGACTGTTTAATAGCTGGAAATGATAATGAAGCTAAAAAAATAGCTATTGAATTAATTGAAAAAATACCTGGTGTTGAATGTATTGATTGTGGTAAATTAGAAAAAGCAAGAATGATTGAAAAAATAACTCCACTTCTCATTGGATTAAATATAAAATACAAATCCCATTATGGTGGATTAAGAATCACTGGAATTTCTAGAGAATAA
- a CDS encoding P-II family nitrogen regulator, whose translation MFKKVEAIIRPEKLDIVKNNLENINCKGLTVSNVKGRGKQLGIVEKYRGNVYNVDLISKIKLDIITTETEVEKIVDTIKSSAFTGNVGDGKIFVSDIEDIIRIRTGERGVNAI comes from the coding sequence ATGTTTAAAAAAGTAGAAGCTATTATTAGACCTGAAAAATTAGATATTGTAAAAAATAATTTAGAAAATATTAATTGTAAAGGTTTAACTGTCAGTAATGTAAAAGGTAGAGGCAAACAATTAGGTATTGTCGAAAAATATCGTGGAAATGTATATAATGTTGATTTGATTTCTAAAATTAAATTAGATATTATTACTACTGAGACTGAAGTTGAAAAGATAGTTGATACTATTAAAAGTAGTGCTTTTACTGGTAATGTTGGAGATGGTAAAATATTTGTCTCTGATATAGAAGATATTATCAGAATAAGAACTGGTGAACGTGGTGTTAATGCTATTTAA
- a CDS encoding glutamate synthase-related protein has product MPFNVERRSEICKRNNNRPGCCWYLCDNPKKSLCKNCYSCYSNCPHDVYEIINDEPQPVHKENCVGCKICEQMCPTNAIYVTPLPYEGRGVWSSQSMLEIQRKSSTGSYKVRGCGATRIVPTFDDLSILPAQVSRPPIDSYREPCKTEVVLGDRFAENPLKIDTPIMIGAMSFGAISKEAKISFARGATLAGTASNTGEGGMLPEERHYADKLIAQYASGRFGMSANYLNNAEAVEIKIGQGAKSGMGGHLLAKKVTAEVARIRNIPQGTDALSPARHMDIVGPEDLGMKIDQLRDITDWKVPIIVKFTAGRVEQDVKIAAKAGADIIVIDGMQGGTGAGPEVITEHSGIPTIQAIMEADTALKEVNLRTEVSLVAAGGIRSGADVAKAIALGADATYIGTAALVSIGCKVCKACSKGKCPKGIATQDRMLRRRLDPVRGGQRVANYIKAMTAEAKMLTQQAGNTDIQKLEKEDLVSLTMEASQITGIPLVR; this is encoded by the coding sequence ATGCCTTTTAATGTAGAAAGAAGATCTGAAATATGTAAAAGGAATAATAATCGTCCAGGATGTTGCTGGTATCTCTGTGACAATCCAAAAAAATCATTATGTAAAAATTGTTACAGTTGTTATTCTAACTGTCCACATGATGTTTATGAAATAATAAATGATGAACCACAACCAGTACATAAAGAAAACTGTGTAGGATGTAAAATATGTGAACAAATGTGTCCTACAAATGCAATTTATGTAACTCCCCTTCCATATGAAGGAAGAGGTGTATGGTCTAGTCAATCAATGCTTGAAATTCAACGTAAATCTTCAACAGGTTCATATAAAGTTAGAGGTTGTGGAGCAACAAGAATAGTTCCAACATTTGATGATTTAAGTATTTTACCTGCACAAGTTTCACGTCCTCCTATAGATTCATATAGGGAACCATGTAAAACTGAAGTTGTTTTAGGTGATCGTTTTGCAGAAAATCCATTAAAAATTGATACTCCTATTATGATTGGAGCAATGTCTTTTGGTGCTATTAGTAAAGAAGCTAAAATTTCCTTTGCAAGAGGAGCAACACTTGCAGGTACAGCATCAAATACTGGTGAAGGTGGAATGTTACCTGAAGAACGTCATTATGCTGATAAATTAATAGCCCAATATGCTTCTGGAAGATTTGGTATGTCTGCAAATTACTTAAACAATGCTGAAGCTGTTGAAATCAAGATTGGACAAGGAGCTAAATCTGGAATGGGAGGACATCTTCTTGCTAAAAAAGTTACAGCAGAAGTAGCAAGAATTAGAAATATTCCACAAGGTACAGATGCCTTAAGTCCTGCAAGACACATGGATATTGTAGGTCCAGAGGATTTAGGAATGAAAATTGATCAATTACGTGATATTACTGATTGGAAAGTTCCAATCATTGTTAAATTTACTGCTGGACGTGTAGAACAAGATGTTAAAATTGCTGCAAAAGCTGGTGCTGATATAATTGTTATTGATGGTATGCAAGGTGGTACAGGAGCTGGCCCTGAAGTTATTACAGAACATTCAGGTATTCCTACAATACAAGCAATTATGGAAGCAGATACTGCCCTTAAAGAAGTTAATTTAAGAACAGAGGTAAGTCTTGTAGCTGCTGGAGGTATTAGATCTGGTGCTGATGTTGCTAAAGCTATAGCATTAGGTGCAGATGCAACATATATTGGTACTGCTGCATTAGTATCAATTGGATGTAAGGTTTGTAAAGCATGTAGTAAAGGTAAATGTCCTAAAGGTATTGCTACACAGGATAGAATGTTAAGAAGAAGATTAGATCCAGTGCGTGGTGGTCAAAGAGTTGCTAATTATATTAAAGCAATGACTGCTGAGGCTAAAATGTTAACTCAACAGGCAGGTAATACTGATATTCAAAAACTTGAAAAAGAGGATTTAGTTTCATTAACTATGGAAGCTTCACAAATTACTGGAATACCTCTAGTTAGATAA
- a CDS encoding Coenzyme F420 hydrogenase/dehydrogenase, beta subunit C-terminal domain, with amino-acid sequence MNQKVAMVGTPCEIMAASKIQHYTESVIDFKIGLFCMENFSYSYFTELLKEYNITMDEIEKFRIEKGKAFIFLKNGKLEKIPLSIAKSVVRKNCHICAELSSETSDISIGSIGSEDGWSTIIIRTQKGQDVINNAISQGYIEAHDLTESQLKLLNKIADKKIQNNLETIEEREYHARPVLYQREISDNAILDEINNSNFLDLRKNVIDVGACVLCGACEYACPDGLITIKDSKPRKSKKCPEDCHFCFAVCPRTFIPEKLRNDSSKVLGDYKKIMTVRSLKHYDGQDGVVVTTILDYLVSNKIVTKALVVDKKDDLAWKPYPVLTDDIDEIVKSSGTKYSVCPVFKPLIDLKEDVI; translated from the coding sequence ATGAATCAAAAAGTAGCAATGGTTGGAACTCCATGTGAAATAATGGCAGCATCAAAAATTCAACATTATACAGAATCAGTAATTGACTTTAAAATAGGTTTATTCTGTATGGAAAACTTTTCATATTCCTATTTTACTGAGTTATTAAAGGAATATAACATAACAATGGATGAAATAGAAAAATTTAGAATTGAAAAAGGTAAAGCATTTATTTTCCTTAAAAATGGAAAACTAGAAAAAATACCATTATCCATTGCAAAATCAGTTGTTAGAAAAAACTGTCATATATGTGCTGAATTATCATCAGAAACATCAGACATATCCATAGGTTCCATAGGTTCAGAAGATGGCTGGTCCACAATCATAATAAGAACACAAAAAGGACAAGATGTTATTAATAATGCAATTAGTCAGGGATATATTGAAGCTCATGATCTAACAGAATCCCAACTAAAATTATTAAATAAAATTGCAGATAAAAAAATACAAAACAACTTAGAAACAATAGAAGAACGTGAATATCATGCAAGACCAGTATTATATCAAAGAGAAATATCAGATAATGCTATTCTTGATGAAATAAATAATTCAAATTTCTTAGATCTAAGAAAAAATGTTATTGATGTTGGAGCTTGTGTTTTATGTGGAGCATGTGAATATGCATGTCCTGATGGATTAATAACAATTAAAGATTCAAAACCAAGAAAAAGTAAAAAATGTCCTGAAGACTGTCATTTCTGTTTTGCTGTATGTCCTAGAACATTCATTCCTGAAAAACTTAGAAATGATTCATCTAAAGTATTAGGAGATTATAAAAAAATAATGACAGTAAGATCATTAAAACATTATGATGGACAAGATGGTGTTGTTGTTACAACAATACTTGACTACTTAGTATCCAATAAAATTGTTACTAAAGCTTTAGTTGTAGATAAAAAAGATGACCTTGCCTGGAAACCATACCCTGTATTAACTGATGATATTGATGAAATTGTTAAATCATCTGGAACAAAATACTCTGTATGTCCAGTATTCAAACCATTAATTGACTTGAAAGAGGATGTGATTTAA
- a CDS encoding tributyrin esterase, protein MREYTIDAKDMDEKTLNRSIKEHALDYDKLIIKNPQSKHNIAAGLIEEVEIEIVGSAGYFVGTMVDGAKIHITRNAGWFAGDNMTGGELIIEGGSGDGAGQGIYNGTVVVKGDTGSRTGEIMKGGTVIIGGNSGFMTGLLMMGGRLIVLGDVTDDAGESIMRGTIYVLGQVKSLGKKAVLKHTTLDDQNELKEVLTKYGFELSDIDYTNFKKITNGETKTESGGKK, encoded by the coding sequence ATGAGAGAATATACAATTGATGCTAAAGATATGGATGAAAAAACATTAAATAGATCCATAAAAGAACATGCACTAGATTATGATAAATTAATTATAAAAAATCCACAATCTAAACACAACATTGCAGCAGGACTAATAGAAGAAGTAGAAATAGAAATTGTTGGATCTGCTGGATACTTCGTTGGTACCATGGTAGATGGAGCAAAAATACATATTACTAGAAATGCTGGATGGTTTGCTGGAGATAATATGACTGGTGGAGAATTAATTATCGAAGGAGGATCTGGTGATGGTGCAGGACAAGGAATTTATAATGGAACTGTAGTTGTAAAAGGAGATACTGGTTCAAGAACTGGAGAAATCATGAAAGGTGGAACAGTCATTATAGGTGGTAATAGTGGCTTCATGACTGGACTTCTTATGATGGGTGGAAGACTTATAGTTCTAGGTGATGTGACAGATGATGCTGGTGAATCCATTATGCGTGGAACAATCTATGTACTAGGTCAAGTAAAAAGTCTAGGTAAAAAAGCAGTACTAAAACACACAACCCTTGATGACCAAAATGAATTAAAAGAAGTATTAACAAAATATGGCTTTGAATTAAGTGATATAGATTATACTAACTTTAAAAAAATAACTAATGGTGAAACTAAAACTGAATCAGGGGGTAAAAAATGA
- a CDS encoding glutamine amidotransferase, translating to MCGIAGVIYKDKKTHNVGESLTAMLESLQHRGPDSAGFAIYGGLNLPENNYQLNIELKNKPMLLDQLKTTLTQISPIYNEELIHSVDDYDVYRCEIHLENYSLLKPLITNLDKIEDIQVINGSHSFEMIKDVGLVKDIAKRYNVPSRVGTHGIGHTRFATESGVDRYHAHPYQSYITPDITVVHNGQITNYWKIRDPLERKGHKFESFNDTECIVHYMADKLHQGYKLEEALEEAVHDLDGPFSILVGTPNGIGIAKDKLGLRPGVMAENDDVFAIASEEMSLQDVLDTDHVEQIAPGETRSYTI from the coding sequence ATGTGTGGTATAGCAGGAGTAATATATAAAGATAAAAAAACACATAATGTTGGAGAATCATTAACTGCTATGTTAGAATCTCTTCAACATAGAGGACCAGATTCTGCTGGTTTTGCTATATATGGTGGATTAAATCTTCCAGAAAATAATTATCAACTAAATATAGAATTAAAAAATAAACCAATGTTGCTTGATCAACTCAAAACAACTTTAACTCAGATTAGTCCAATATACAATGAAGAATTAATTCATTCTGTAGATGACTATGATGTATATAGATGTGAAATACATCTAGAAAACTATTCATTACTAAAACCATTAATTACAAATCTCGATAAAATAGAAGATATACAAGTAATAAATGGTTCACATTCATTTGAAATGATAAAAGATGTTGGACTTGTAAAAGACATTGCAAAACGTTACAACGTACCTTCAAGAGTAGGAACTCATGGTATAGGACATACTAGATTTGCTACAGAAAGTGGTGTGGATAGATATCATGCACACCCATATCAAAGTTACATAACACCTGATATAACAGTAGTACACAATGGACAAATAACAAATTATTGGAAAATAAGAGATCCACTTGAAAGAAAAGGACATAAATTTGAATCATTCAATGATACAGAATGTATAGTACATTACATGGCAGATAAATTACATCAAGGATATAAATTAGAAGAAGCATTAGAAGAAGCAGTGCATGATTTAGATGGACCATTCTCAATACTTGTTGGAACTCCAAATGGTATTGGTATAGCTAAGGATAAATTAGGATTAAGACCTGGAGTAATGGCAGAAAATGATGATGTGTTTGCAATAGCTTCAGAAGAAATGTCCCTACAAGATGTACTAGATACAGACCATGTAGAACAAATAGCACCGGGTGAAACAAGATCTTATACAATATAA
- the pdxT gene encoding pyridoxal 5'-phosphate synthase glutaminase subunit PdxT produces the protein MITIGILDLQGDVEEHQIITEKALKEMKIDGTTKLVNTLDDIKDCNGLIISGGESSTIGMHLEKTGLSNYLKETGIPILGTCAGLVLLSKKTDQDQPLLGLIDSTVKRNGFGRQRMSFESEIKFNNEDYHGIFIRAPYISQISDDVEVLSKYDDKIIAVKQNQYIGIAFHPELTEDTLIHKLFILEVESCVV, from the coding sequence ATGATAACAATAGGCATTTTAGATTTACAAGGTGATGTGGAAGAACATCAAATAATTACAGAAAAAGCATTGAAAGAAATGAAAATTGATGGTACAACAAAATTAGTTAATACTCTAGATGACATTAAAGATTGTAATGGATTAATTATATCTGGTGGAGAAAGTTCCACAATAGGTATGCATCTAGAAAAAACTGGACTTTCTAATTACCTTAAAGAAACTGGAATACCTATATTAGGTACTTGTGCAGGATTAGTACTACTTTCCAAAAAAACTGACCAAGACCAACCATTACTTGGATTAATAGATTCAACAGTAAAAAGAAATGGATTTGGAAGACAAAGAATGTCATTTGAATCAGAAATTAAATTCAATAATGAAGATTATCATGGAATATTTATCAGAGCTCCATACATAAGTCAAATTAGTGATGATGTAGAAGTATTAAGTAAATATGATGATAAAATAATTGCAGTTAAACAAAATCAGTACATTGGAATAGCATTCCATCCTGAATTAACTGAAGATACATTAATTCATAAATTATTTATATTAGAGGTAGAATCATGTGTGGTATAG